One stretch of bacterium DNA includes these proteins:
- the hypB gene encoding hydrogenase nickel incorporation protein HypB, whose translation MCETCGCGQPDKPEPTIKSPIGKDLLSSNDKIAKHNREHLRHIGAFMVHLTSSPGSGKTTLLEQTVERLKGKLSIGVIEGDVATENDADRMRALGVPSQAITTDGACHLSARQVHHALHHLTEDGDFDLIFVENVGNLVCPADFDLGEDYRVVLVSATEGDDKPEKYPPIFRRADALVVSKIDLLPHVEFDVEKVKKHARVIAPRLRTFELSSKSGNGLDKWVNWLLSIVPAKK comes from the coding sequence ATGTGTGAAACCTGCGGATGCGGCCAGCCCGATAAACCTGAACCCACAATCAAAAGCCCTATCGGAAAGGACCTGCTTTCAAGCAACGATAAAATAGCAAAACATAATCGTGAACATCTTCGCCATATAGGCGCGTTTATGGTGCATCTCACTAGTTCCCCCGGAAGTGGCAAAACGACATTGCTCGAACAGACCGTCGAACGCCTGAAAGGCAAGTTGTCAATAGGTGTTATCGAGGGCGATGTCGCTACGGAAAACGATGCCGACCGTATGCGCGCGCTCGGGGTGCCCTCGCAGGCTATAACAACCGATGGTGCATGCCATCTCAGCGCACGGCAGGTTCATCACGCCCTTCATCATCTTACCGAAGATGGAGATTTCGACCTTATCTTTGTGGAAAATGTAGGCAATCTCGTTTGCCCGGCTGATTTCGACCTCGGAGAGGATTACCGCGTGGTGCTTGTCAGCGCGACAGAAGGCGATGATAAGCCCGAGAAATACCCGCCGATCTTCAGGCGCGCCGATGCGCTGGTCGTAAGCAAAATCGACCTTTTACCGCATGTTGAATTCGATGTCGAGAAAGTGAAAAAACACGCACGTGTCATAGCGCCTAGACTTCGCACATTCGAACTGTCGTCCAAATCCGGCAATGGCTTGGACAAATGGGTAAATTGGTTATTGAGTATTGTGCCGGCTAAGAAATAA
- a CDS encoding hydrogenase maturation nickel metallochaperone HypA: MHELSIARGIMANLRPWLDEQDDRLRLNEIVVKCGPFRAVVPDALEAAWDVVRKEHNKTLLSQITIDATAIAVSCGDCGYSFNVGRPVFKCPKCEGDNLSFSGGNELYIEDIKTKLEE; the protein is encoded by the coding sequence ATGCACGAATTATCTATAGCGCGCGGAATAATGGCAAACCTTCGGCCCTGGCTCGACGAGCAGGATGATCGACTTAGATTAAACGAGATCGTGGTCAAATGCGGCCCTTTCCGCGCTGTTGTGCCAGATGCTCTCGAAGCCGCATGGGATGTTGTTCGCAAAGAACACAATAAAACCCTTCTATCACAGATTACTATCGACGCAACTGCAATAGCAGTCTCCTGCGGCGACTGTGGTTATTCATTTAATGTGGGAAGGCCTGTCTTTAAATGTCCGAAATGCGAAGGGGATAATCTTTCATTTTCCGGCGGAAATGAATTATATATAGAAGATATAAAAACAAAGTTGGAGGAATAA
- the tilS gene encoding tRNA lysidine(34) synthetase TilS, with product MVDVTEILSHFKANLSAFDLAGKNLRVAISGGSDSVALLCLLKKALPNTEIKALHIDHGIRPESKKEAEFVKELCARFSIPLDIREVFVEKFTKQSTLGLEEAARNLRYCIFAEYTALSEIVATAHTAGDVIETMLFNLARGSGPRGLSGIPISRDGIIRPLLNFWRRDLQKWLKSESIDWIEDKSNLDLRFSRNRIRWMLIPEMRRVFGESVVYRLRREADIFSSCSKFLDSSALKLFQKARIIAFDQILIIDSKIALETQWGWGEILRLCSIELTNPIPSIDFANVSRLYKTAKASRMGRRYPVSGNLHIEVDGNLIFVFKEIPQIREIEAFIDSRIELQNGMGALNISKNRPGTVVQYDGKPLSIRPAQSGDEINSKRKLRRFLSKKGIPRLLRDTMPIVFSGETPIYAPIIGALKPEPALFSLFIDYEGPLKNIFLNKRSINGKL from the coding sequence ATGGTGGATGTAACTGAAATTTTATCTCATTTTAAAGCTAATTTATCAGCATTCGACCTTGCTGGGAAAAACTTACGAGTAGCTATTTCTGGTGGCTCGGATTCCGTAGCCCTTTTATGTTTGCTAAAAAAAGCATTGCCTAACACCGAGATCAAAGCTCTTCATATCGATCATGGTATTCGCCCTGAAAGCAAGAAGGAAGCCGAATTTGTTAAGGAACTATGTGCAAGGTTTAGTATTCCGCTCGATATCCGCGAAGTTTTCGTTGAAAAATTTACGAAACAATCTACCCTCGGCCTCGAAGAGGCCGCGCGTAACCTTCGATACTGCATCTTCGCGGAATACACTGCATTAAGCGAGATAGTTGCCACAGCACATACTGCCGGAGACGTCATCGAAACCATGCTTTTCAATCTTGCCCGTGGAAGCGGGCCTCGTGGTCTTTCCGGGATACCTATATCCCGAGATGGCATCATCCGACCATTATTAAATTTCTGGCGGCGCGATCTTCAGAAATGGCTTAAATCAGAGTCCATCGATTGGATAGAAGACAAATCAAACCTCGACCTGCGCTTCAGCCGTAACCGCATTCGCTGGATGCTTATTCCCGAAATGAGGCGCGTTTTCGGGGAATCCGTGGTATATAGGCTTCGCCGTGAGGCAGATATTTTTTCATCTTGTAGCAAGTTCCTCGATTCATCAGCTCTAAAACTATTCCAAAAGGCGCGTATTATCGCTTTCGATCAAATCCTGATTATAGATTCTAAAATTGCCCTCGAAACACAATGGGGATGGGGAGAGATACTGCGCCTTTGCTCTATCGAATTAACTAATCCAATCCCTTCTATAGATTTTGCCAACGTCTCTCGTCTATATAAAACTGCCAAAGCATCTCGCATGGGAAGGCGTTATCCCGTTTCGGGGAATCTTCATATCGAAGTTGACGGAAATCTTATATTTGTTTTCAAGGAAATACCACAAATTCGGGAAATCGAAGCATTTATCGATTCACGAATCGAATTACAAAATGGCATGGGGGCCTTGAATATATCGAAAAATCGCCCCGGAACAGTCGTGCAATACGATGGTAAACCTTTGTCCATTCGTCCTGCTCAATCAGGCGATGAAATTAACTCCAAACGAAAACTTAGGCGCTTTTTATCAAAAAAAGGCATACCACGTCTATTGCGAGATACAATGCCCATAGTCTTTTCCGGCGAAACTCCTATATATGCGCCAATAATTGGCGCGCTGAAACCAGAACCCGCTTTGTTTTCATTATTTATCGATTATGAAGGCCCGTTGAAAAACATCTTTCTCAATAAAAGGAGCATCAATGGAAAACTATAA
- a CDS encoding Na+/H+ antiporter subunit G — MSETIGYILISIGVLFDVLGCVGLVRLPDVYNRLQAATKCVTLGTCMILFGVFIISGFSAMGIKALICMFFILITNPTSAHALARGSHKAGVPLWPGSVTDEYQKAQEKKS; from the coding sequence ATGAGTGAGACTATCGGATATATTTTAATATCAATCGGCGTGTTATTCGATGTTCTCGGATGTGTCGGTTTAGTCCGACTTCCGGATGTCTATAACCGCCTTCAAGCCGCCACTAAATGCGTTACTCTAGGGACGTGCATGATCCTTTTTGGCGTTTTTATTATCAGCGGTTTTTCCGCTATGGGAATCAAGGCACTTATCTGCATGTTCTTCATTCTCATAACTAATCCCACAAGCGCCCATGCTTTGGCAAGGGGCTCCCACAAGGCCGGCGTGCCGTTATGGCCCGGTTCCGTTACAGATGAATACCAGAAAGCTCAGGAGAAGAAATCATGA
- the hpt gene encoding hypoxanthine phosphoribosyltransferase, whose protein sequence is MENYKIHKLIDQMAIKTRIAEVAKQIENDYSDTNPIIAVVLKGGFIFAADLVRNINTPFTIDFIGASSYIGTKSSGDIKITKDLNTPVGGRNLILVEDIVDTGLTLYNLCKTLQQREPLSIKIAALLLKNIDRPFDLPVDYYAFEIPDKFVVGFGLDYNEKHRGLPYVGYIEPFE, encoded by the coding sequence ATGGAAAACTATAAAATCCACAAGCTTATCGACCAAATGGCTATTAAAACACGCATTGCCGAAGTCGCGAAACAAATCGAGAACGACTACTCCGATACTAATCCAATTATCGCTGTTGTCCTCAAAGGCGGCTTCATCTTCGCCGCCGATCTCGTGAGGAATATCAATACCCCATTCACTATAGATTTCATTGGCGCTTCGAGTTATATCGGGACAAAATCCTCAGGTGATATTAAGATTACGAAAGACCTCAATACTCCAGTCGGAGGAAGAAACCTTATCCTCGTCGAAGATATTGTGGACACTGGCCTCACTCTTTATAATCTATGTAAAACCCTACAACAACGCGAACCACTCTCTATTAAAATCGCAGCACTACTCTTAAAAAATATCGATCGCCCTTTCGACCTACCTGTTGATTATTATGCCTTCGAGATACCCGACAAGTTCGTGGTCGGCTTCGGTTTAGACTATAATGAAAAACACCGCGGGTTGCCATATGTGGGCTATATCGAGCCCTTTGAATAA
- a CDS encoding cation:proton antiporter has product MSVLMMIYIWALVIGAFLCLYRIGMGPTPPDRTVAIDILGTLVVGFCAFLSLFTGKDFYMNIGISWALLAFVGTIALAKFLERRSFDE; this is encoded by the coding sequence ATGAGTGTTTTGATGATGATATACATTTGGGCGCTGGTTATCGGTGCATTTTTATGTCTATACCGTATAGGTATGGGGCCAACCCCACCGGACAGAACTGTTGCTATCGATATACTCGGCACCCTCGTAGTCGGTTTCTGCGCTTTTTTAAGCCTTTTCACCGGCAAGGATTTCTATATGAATATCGGAATATCGTGGGCGCTTTTGGCCTTCGTCGGCACAATCGCCCTTGCGAAATTCCTCGAGAGGAGAAGCTTCGATGAGTGA
- a CDS encoding C10 family peptidase: protein MRRVIITSLLFVLVPAFAATIVMDDAECVARTYINANANGEDIKATKFLTKDTITLAYVFELSPRGFIVVSANSDIEPLISYSNETNFDFDTSSNNVLFHMIILDMNMRFEAIKITSSEVIEKNNAMWRAFLSSDMELRRHLSTMEIYGPLLDTHWEQTSPFNTYCPIDPSSGGRSVVGCTATSMAQILNYWEYPPFVRFTEDDSYTSGWEPPYIAIDATTASIDSIEYNTYLGPHPSDHFKAALSFAAGVSVQSNYSSYGTGANVDGEDYNYQWGYKNSFQFSGDAAGFLNVLRDDMIAGRPAQLAIYKAGWEDGHAINCDGYNTTGLYHLNMGWGGSYDNWYSLPSGMPVGYSIINYGVLNIETDPRTDSPDACTEAMYISPEPAIQSIRDAVYPLGDRDWFMFSASRESTYAFYASGNSNTYAEIYSSCSSAPLVSSGGTAINEHFSIEFLPSEDGVYYLMTRGESDTTYGYYSLHYQTYPGPGIELTYPNGDEPIEDDNTCILRWEKSGIPSFNAVKIEYSFVGPDGPWISIVDSTTWGFYIWNVPDIDGHVYNCYVRISSLKYDFANDKNDTPIRIIDVSAIEETALPGEFSLSAYPNPFNFAVTISLDGVEVPLRVEIFDLAGRRVDVIARRATPDVAILPQTEGDCHALRARNDGYGEFIWQPDESIGSGIYLVRASSGNSEITKRIVYLK from the coding sequence GTGCGAAGAGTTATTATAACTAGTCTTTTGTTTGTATTAGTTCCGGCTTTCGCAGCAACAATCGTAATGGACGATGCCGAATGTGTGGCACGGACATATATCAATGCGAACGCTAACGGTGAGGATATAAAAGCCACTAAATTTCTGACAAAAGATACGATAACTTTAGCCTATGTATTCGAACTTTCGCCTCGGGGTTTTATCGTTGTGTCAGCGAATAGCGATATCGAACCGCTAATTTCATACTCAAACGAGACCAACTTCGATTTCGATACATCCTCAAACAATGTGCTATTTCATATGATTATTCTCGATATGAATATGAGGTTCGAGGCAATTAAAATTACTTCATCAGAGGTGATCGAGAAAAATAATGCTATGTGGCGCGCATTTCTTTCTTCAGACATGGAACTTAGGAGACATCTAAGCACCATGGAAATATATGGGCCATTGTTAGATACACATTGGGAGCAAACCTCCCCATTCAATACTTATTGCCCTATCGATCCATCATCCGGAGGCCGTTCAGTAGTGGGTTGCACAGCAACCTCGATGGCTCAGATATTAAACTATTGGGAATATCCTCCATTTGTGCGCTTCACCGAAGACGATAGTTATACTTCTGGATGGGAACCACCTTATATCGCGATAGATGCCACCACGGCCTCGATAGACTCTATAGAGTATAACACATATCTCGGCCCACATCCTTCGGATCATTTTAAAGCTGCGCTTTCTTTCGCAGCAGGGGTGAGTGTTCAATCGAATTACAGCTCCTACGGCACCGGGGCAAATGTTGATGGCGAAGACTATAATTATCAATGGGGATACAAGAATTCGTTTCAGTTCTCAGGCGATGCCGCGGGTTTCCTTAATGTCCTTCGTGACGACATGATTGCTGGTCGCCCGGCACAACTTGCGATTTATAAAGCGGGTTGGGAGGATGGCCACGCTATTAACTGCGATGGTTACAATACTACCGGCCTTTATCACCTTAACATGGGCTGGGGAGGAAGTTACGACAACTGGTATTCGCTTCCTTCGGGTATGCCTGTCGGTTATTCAATTATCAATTATGGGGTTTTGAATATCGAAACAGATCCTCGCACCGATTCCCCGGATGCCTGCACTGAAGCGATGTATATATCACCGGAGCCAGCTATACAATCTATTAGAGATGCTGTATATCCCTTAGGTGACCGCGATTGGTTCATGTTCTCGGCCTCAAGAGAGAGCACATATGCCTTTTATGCTTCAGGTAATTCGAACACCTACGCTGAGATATATAGCTCTTGCAGTTCTGCGCCTCTCGTGTCGAGTGGTGGGACAGCAATAAACGAGCATTTTAGTATAGAGTTCCTTCCGTCGGAGGACGGTGTTTATTATTTGATGACCAGGGGCGAAAGTGATACGACATATGGATATTATTCCCTGCATTATCAAACCTATCCCGGCCCCGGAATCGAGCTTACATATCCCAATGGCGACGAGCCCATCGAGGACGACAATACATGCATTCTCCGCTGGGAAAAATCAGGCATACCGAGCTTTAATGCGGTTAAAATAGAGTATTCGTTTGTTGGTCCCGATGGCCCCTGGATATCGATAGTAGATTCGACCACATGGGGTTTCTATATCTGGAATGTGCCCGATATCGATGGGCATGTATATAACTGCTATGTCCGCATAAGCAGCTTGAAATATGACTTTGCGAACGACAAGAACGACACCCCTATAAGAATCATCGATGTTTCGGCTATCGAGGAAACTGCCCTACCGGGGGAATTTTCGCTTTCGGCCTATCCTAATCCCTTTAATTTTGCGGTAACGATCTCCCTCGATGGCGTAGAGGTGCCCCTACGCGTGGAGATTTTCGACCTCGCCGGCAGGCGGGTGGACGTTATTGCGAGGAGGGCAACGCCCGACGTGGCAATCTTGCCGCAAACAGAAGGAGATTGCCATGCCCTTCGGGCTCGCAATGACGGGTATGGCGAATTTATCTGGCAACCCGACGAATCGATCGGCAGCGGAATTTATCTCGTGCGAGCGTCATCCGGTAATTCTGAGATCACAAAGAGAATCGTGTATTTGAAATAA
- a CDS encoding Na+/H+ antiporter subunit E, with protein sequence MRAIIQFLVLMILWLLITWSLQFADVIAGAVVSIIVIALMGNMFIQKAVRILNPVRLFWTIVYIPYLLWYILWANIDVAYRVINPSMPIRPGIVHFKTSLKTDMGKTFLANSITLTPGTLTVDIVDDEFFVHWINVKFDGDSKKQGEEIAGKFERILRRIFE encoded by the coding sequence ATGAGAGCTATTATTCAATTTCTTGTCCTGATGATCTTATGGCTCTTGATAACTTGGAGCCTTCAATTCGCGGACGTTATTGCTGGTGCCGTGGTTTCTATTATTGTTATTGCTTTAATGGGCAACATGTTTATTCAAAAAGCCGTTCGCATCCTCAACCCTGTTCGCCTTTTTTGGACGATCGTTTACATTCCCTACCTGCTTTGGTATATTCTTTGGGCGAATATCGATGTTGCATACAGGGTTATCAATCCTTCGATGCCAATTCGTCCCGGCATAGTTCATTTCAAGACAAGTCTAAAAACAGATATGGGTAAAACCTTTCTCGCAAACTCCATTACGCTCACCCCCGGAACTCTCACTGTAGATATTGTGGACGACGAGTTTTTCGTTCACTGGATCAATGTTAAATTCGACGGCGATTCCAAAAAACAGGGTGAAGAGATAGCCGGCAAGTTCGAGCGTATTCTCAGGAGGATATTCGAATGA
- a CDS encoding 4Fe-4S binding protein, with protein sequence MRKPKLRELGEAIKAIVKGPYTDKFPFKPANIAEEYKGFPEFQEDGCVRCGGCVQICPVKAIKMIDEPETGKRIMFRDYSQCIQCGQCAEYCLTSEGIVMTTEWDKTTLDPTTIHEQVEDDLVFCESCAAVITTKKHMDFIIERLGELAYSNPSLVMHHNYQMGLADKDAGKNHEGFWREDYMRILCPNCRRNLVFKEEWGG encoded by the coding sequence ATGAGGAAACCCAAGCTCAGAGAGTTGGGCGAGGCAATAAAGGCTATCGTTAAAGGACCTTATACTGATAAATTCCCGTTCAAACCTGCGAACATAGCTGAGGAATACAAAGGCTTTCCAGAATTCCAGGAGGATGGATGTGTTCGTTGTGGTGGATGTGTTCAGATATGCCCTGTTAAAGCCATCAAGATGATCGACGAGCCTGAAACCGGAAAACGGATCATGTTCCGCGATTACAGCCAATGTATTCAGTGTGGTCAATGCGCTGAATATTGCCTTACCAGTGAAGGTATAGTCATGACCACCGAATGGGACAAGACCACTCTCGACCCAACAACTATCCATGAACAGGTAGAAGATGATTTGGTCTTTTGCGAGTCTTGCGCTGCGGTTATTACCACTAAAAAACACATGGATTTCATTATCGAGCGACTCGGTGAATTAGCATATTCCAATCCTTCGCTTGTTATGCACCATAATTATCAGATGGGTCTTGCGGACAAAGATGCCGGTAAAAACCATGAGGGTTTCTGGCGCGAGGATTATATGCGTATTCTCTGTCCCAACTGCAGACGCAATCTCGTGTTCAAAGAAGAGTGGGGCGGATAA
- a CDS encoding hydrogenase maturation protease gives MFDSLNIIGSHLGTVLVGVGNDISGDDAFGPELARKLKPYLGKRAIDAGLAPENWTGPIIKLAPSKLIIADAVAFDEKPGKIHLFKPEELIDGIPATHGPGLGAFIAYIRDRLPDCEISILAVQPAKTGLMVPMSNEVIDAIEKLVDELKLILSKEEI, from the coding sequence ATGTTCGATTCGCTTAATATTATTGGTAGCCATTTAGGAACTGTTTTGGTCGGTGTCGGCAACGACATTTCCGGCGACGATGCCTTCGGCCCAGAGCTTGCAAGGAAACTAAAGCCCTATCTCGGCAAACGCGCCATCGATGCTGGTCTCGCCCCCGAAAACTGGACAGGCCCGATAATTAAACTTGCGCCGTCAAAACTTATAATCGCCGATGCGGTTGCTTTCGACGAAAAACCCGGTAAGATACACCTCTTTAAACCCGAGGAACTTATCGATGGCATCCCCGCGACACATGGCCCCGGGCTTGGCGCGTTCATTGCGTATATTCGAGATAGATTACCCGATTGCGAAATCTCGATTCTCGCGGTCCAACCCGCCAAAACCGGACTTATGGTGCCAATGAGCAACGAGGTGATTGACGCGATAGAAAAGTTAGTCGATGAATTAAAGCTCATTCTTAGTAAAGAAGAAATTTAG